A single region of the Syngnathus acus chromosome 6, fSynAcu1.2, whole genome shotgun sequence genome encodes:
- the ppm1h gene encoding protein phosphatase 1H: MFTRVKSAVATLMGGVISGGGERDSPGATDAAPKFPYGRPEFLALSPDELECFADHSARPIVTVKERKRLPCSTGYAEVINAGKSTLNEDQACCEVLVVKRRLPGSSATANWGNMTRRRSSLPNGEGLGLRESLANSEDLPFHYWGLFDGHAGCGAAVVASRLLHHHIALHLQEVMDILCTPDLQPPTCLSEEPLRWHHQHLNPTSNSRALTRAVSLRGAAGAPGSPGAPPTRFFAEKKVTHESLVVGAIENAFKDMDVQIEKERAVYNTSGGCTALVVLYLLGKLYVGNAGDSRAVMVQGGEVIPMSREFTPESERQRLQFLAYMQPHLLGNEFTHLEFPRRVQKKEVGKRMLYRDFTMSGWAYKTIEDDDLKFPLIYGEGKKARVLATIGVTRGLGDHNLKVHDSNIYIKPFLSCCPEVKVYPLAQYEHDTDDVLVVGTDGLWDVLSNQEVAESVTCFLANCDPDDQSRYTLAAQDLVMRARGVLKDGGWRISGNRLGSGDDISVFVIPLAHCNELY, encoded by the exons ATGTTCACTCGGGTGAAATCGGCAGTGGCCACCTTGATGGGGGGCGTCATAAGCGGCGGCGGTGAACGCGACTCTCCCGGCGCCACGGACGCGGCTCCCAAATTCCCGTACGGCAGACCGGAGTTCCTGGCTCTGTCGCCGGACGAGCTGGAGTGCTTTGCGGATCACTCGGCCAGGCCCATCGTCACAGTGAAGGAGCGCAAGCGGCTGCCCTGCTCCACCGGCTATGCCGA GGTGATCAATGCAGGGAAGAGCACTTTAAATGAGGATCAGGCCTGCTGTGAGGTGCTGGTGGTGAAGAGAAGACTGCCAGGAAGCTCGGCTACGGCCAACTGGGGGAACATGACCCGGAGGAGGTCCTCCCTACCCAACGGAGAAGGACTGGGCCTGAGGGAGAGCCTG GCCAACTCCGAGGACCTGCCGTTCCACTACTGGGGCCTGTTCGACGGTCACGCCGGCTGCGGGGCGGCCGTGGTGGCATCACGCCTGCTCCATCACCACATCGCGCTGCACCTTCAAGAGGTGATGGACATCCTGTGCACGCCTGACCTCCAGCCGCCCACCTGCCTGAGCGAGGAGCCCCTCCGCTGGCACCACCAGCACCTCAATCCCACCTCGAACTCTCGCGCCCTGACCCGGGCCGTGTCCCTACGTGGGGCCGCCGGTGCCCCCGGTTCACCTGGTGCCCCGCCCACGCGCTTCTTCGCGGAAAAGAAAGTGACGCATGAGAGCCTGGTCGTCGGCGCCATCGAGAACGCATTCAAAGACATG gATGTCCAAATAGAAAAGGAACGGGCCGTCTACAACACGTCCGGCGGCTGCACTGCTCTGGTGGTGCTCTACTTGCTCGGGAAGCTCTACGTGGGCAACGCAGGCGACAGCAG AGCTGTCATGGTCCAGGGAGGCGAGGTCATCCCCATGTCAAGAGAGTTCACGCCAGAGTCGGAGAGGCAGCGGCTGCAGTTCCTG GCCTACATGCAGCCCCACTTATTAGGAAATGAGTTTACACATTTGGAGTTCCCCAGGAGAGTTCAGAAGAAGGAAGTTGGCAAGAGGATGCTCTACCGTGACTTCACCATGTCTGGATG GGCTTATAAAACCATCGAGGACGACGACCTGAAGTTTCCTCTCATCTACGGCGAAGGGAAGAAG GCTCGGGTGCTAGCGACCATCGGCGTCACCAGAGGTCTGGGCGACCACAATCTCAAAGTGCACGATTCCAACATCTACATTAAGCCTTTCCTTTCCTGCTGTCCAGAG GTCAAAGTTTACCCGTTGGCCCAGTACGAACACGACACAGACGACGTCCTGGTCGTGGGAACCGACGGCCTGTGGGACGTCCTCTCCAACCAGGAAGTGGCGGAGTCCGTCACCTGCTTCCTGGCCAATTGCGACCCCGACGACCAGAGCAG GTACACTTTGGCCGCCCAAGACTTGGTCATGCGTGCGCGCGGCGTGCTCAAGGACGGAGGCTGGAGGATATCTGGGAACCGGCTGGGCTCTGGGGACGACATTTCCGTCTTTGTCATCCCTCTTGCACATTGTAACGAGCTCTACTAG
- the avpr1aa gene encoding arginine vasopressin receptor 1Aa, giving the protein MGSPGGNDSVPQNSSDPFARDEEVAQMEILVLSITFVVAVVGNVSVLLAMHNTKRKMSRMHLFIRHLSFADLVVAFFQVLPQLCWDITFRFYGPDFLCRIVKHLQVTGMFASTYMMVMMTVDRYIAICHPLKTLQQPTRRSCVMIVSTWTCSLVLSVPQMFIFSLSEFQNGTGVKDCWAHFIEPWGARAYITWITVGIFLVPVVILVVCYGFICHSIWKNIKYKKRKSGGNKDGLIGKNSVSSITTISRAKLRTVKMTFVIVLAYVVCWAPFFTVQMWSVWDDKLHFTDSENTAVTLTALLASLNSCCNPWIYMIFSGHLLQDFVHCLPCCQRIKADFRKEDSDSSLRRTTLLSKATNRSPTGSSGNCRELDNYPKSSAQVE; this is encoded by the exons ATGGGGAGCCCCGGCGGCAACGACAGCGTCCCCCAGAACAGCTCGGACCCGTTCGCGCGTGACGAGGAGGTTGCCCAAATGGAGATCTTGGTGCTGAGCATCACCTTCGTGGTGGCCGTGGTGGGCAACGTCAGTGTCCTGCTGGCCATGCACAACACCAAGAGGAAGATGTCGCGCATGCACCTCTTCATCCGCCACCTGAGCTTCGCCGACCTGGTGGTGGCTTTCTTCCAGGTGCTGCCCCAGCTGTGCTGGGACATCACCTTCCGCTTCTACGGGCCGGACTTTCTGTGCCGGATCGTCAAGCACTTGCAGGTGACCGGCATGTTCGCGTCCACGTacatgatggtgatgatgacgGTGGACCGCTACATCGCCATCTGCCACCCGCTCAAGACGCTCCAGCAGCCCACGCGGCGCTCGTGCGTGATGATCGTGTCGACGTGGACGTGCAGCCTGGTGCTGAGCGTGCCGCAGATGTTCATCTTCTCGCTGAGCGAGTTCCAGAACGGCACCGGCGTCAAGGACTGCTGGGCGCACTTCATCGAGCCGTGGGGCGCCCGCGCCTACATCACCTGGATCACCGTGGGCATCTTCCTGGTGCCCGTGGTCATCCTGGTGGTGTGCTACGGCTTTATCTGCCACAGCATCTGGAAGAACATCAAGtacaagaagaggaagagcggAGGCAACAAGGACGGGCTGATCGGCAAGAACTCGGTGAGCAGCATCACCACCATCTCCAGAGCCAAGCTGAGGACCGTCAAGATGACCTTCGTCATCGTCCTGGCTTACGTCGTGTGTTGGGCGCCCTTCTTCACCGTGCAGATGTGGTCTGTGTGGGACGACAAGCTCCACTTCACCG ATTCCGAGAACACGGCGGTGACGCTGACGGCGCTGCTGGCCAGCCTGAACAGCTGCTGCAACCCCTGGATCTACATGATCTTCAGCGGCCACCTCCTGCAAGACTTTGTGCACTGCCTGCCCTGCTGCCAGCGGATCAAGGCCGACTTCCGCAAAGAGGATTCGGACAGCAGCCTGCGCAGGACCACTCTGCTCTCCAAGGCCACCAACCGCAGCCCCACCGGAAGCTCGGGCAACTGTCGCGAGCTGGACAACTACCCCAAAAGCTCCGCTCAGGTTGAATAA